The following are from one region of the bacterium genome:
- a CDS encoding CofH family radical SAM protein, which translates to MKKSRTGERIAARRMGERFERGDALELLREMPMGRLMAMAHGARLDRYPEPAVTFVIDTNPNYTNICVTRCLFCAFCRPGNDADAYTLSPKQLGERVKAAHDIGATTVLLQGGHNPAIGLGEWTAYIREIRKACPDIHIHPFSPAEYVFMAAKEKISYEEALRSVYLEGVDTIPGGGAEILTERVRQAIAPDKATTNEWLELSETAHRIGFRTTATMMFGHIETDMDIVDHLLSLRAVQDRTGGFTSFIPWSFKPGCSHLSRKVPSPVHPAKYVRIIALARLVLDNFPHIQSSWFSESVQAGQLGLLAGADDFGGVLIEENVLKTTGYRNTSTVEEVKNIIRRAGFTPAQRNGYYQTICVQKPV; encoded by the coding sequence TTGAAAAAGTCGCGCACGGGGGAAAGAATAGCTGCCCGACGCATGGGCGAACGGTTCGAGCGCGGTGATGCGCTGGAGCTGCTCAGGGAAATGCCCATGGGGCGCCTGATGGCTATGGCTCACGGTGCGCGTCTCGATCGCTACCCGGAGCCCGCTGTGACCTTCGTAATAGATACCAATCCGAACTACACGAACATCTGCGTCACCCGGTGCCTTTTCTGCGCCTTCTGCCGCCCGGGAAACGACGCGGATGCCTACACCCTTTCCCCGAAGCAGCTGGGCGAAAGGGTTAAGGCCGCTCACGACATCGGGGCGACAACCGTGCTGCTGCAGGGGGGGCACAACCCGGCTATCGGGCTGGGGGAATGGACAGCATACATCCGGGAGATCCGGAAAGCCTGTCCGGACATCCACATTCATCCTTTCAGCCCTGCCGAATACGTCTTCATGGCAGCTAAGGAGAAGATCAGCTACGAAGAGGCACTGCGGTCCGTATACCTCGAAGGAGTGGACACCATCCCTGGCGGAGGCGCCGAAATCCTGACCGAACGGGTACGACAGGCAATCGCGCCGGACAAGGCAACGACGAACGAATGGCTGGAGCTTAGTGAGACCGCACACCGGATAGGGTTTAGAACTACCGCGACCATGATGTTCGGTCACATTGAAACAGATATGGACATTGTAGACCATCTTCTGTCGCTTCGGGCGGTGCAGGATCGTACTGGAGGGTTTACCAGCTTTATTCCCTGGTCGTTCAAACCGGGCTGTTCACACCTCAGCCGGAAGGTTCCGTCCCCGGTACACCCGGCAAAGTATGTGCGAATAATTGCTCTGGCACGCCTGGTGCTCGACAACTTCCCTCACATTCAATCTTCCTGGTTCAGCGAGAGCGTTCAGGCAGGGCAGCTGGGGCTGCTTGCCGGGGCAGACGATTTCGGAGGGGTGCTGATAGAAGAAAATGTGCTCAAGACAACCGGATACCGGAATACTTCCACGGTCGAAGAGGTTAAAAACATCATCCGAAGAGCGGGGTTCACACCGGCACAGAGAAACGGCTATTATCAGACCATTTGCGTCCAGAAGCCTGTGTGA